A genomic stretch from Diachasmimorpha longicaudata isolate KC_UGA_2023 chromosome 2, iyDiaLong2, whole genome shotgun sequence includes:
- the LOC135172721 gene encoding probable salivary secreted peptide, producing MFSKCTFVLAVLLAVFFTNYAPSNAYSYSQSYAANNANKSHHLIVGRRLSGDSVTYQENIVKSSKLWQIVTVQKTFYAARNERITQVVALDQKTNGNGAYASIVEGGPGRNDVTIRFKSQRGHGINFIVQLYSRP from the coding sequence ATGTTTTCCAAGTGTACCTTCGTCCTTGCGGTACTGTTGGCCGTATTTTTCACAAATTACGCACCATCAAACGCCTACAGCTACAGTCAAAGTTACGCGGCAAATAATGCAAACAAAAGTCATCACTTGATCGTTGGCAGAAGACTCTCAGGTGATTCTGTGACATATCAGGAGAATATTGTCAAGTCATCAAAATTGTGGCAGATTGTCACCGTGCAGAAGACGTTCTATGCAGCAAGAAATGAAAGGATAACCCAAGTTGTCGCACTGGATCAGAAAACAAATGGAAATGGAGCCTACGCCAGCATTGTCGAAGGTGGACCTGGTCGGAATGATGTCACCATCAGATTCAAGAGTCAGCGGGGCCATGGTATCAACTTCATTGTTCAACTCTACTCCAGGCCTTGA
- the LOC135172695 gene encoding protein phosphatase 1H: MFNRFKSVLINAVAGNELGLQYHNDSENEMAPDSINSNVEIEAKPYSRPCFLGLTNEETQVSADHRVRPIIVPRDLSRLPWCAGYAECINAGKSTWNEDQAAATRGDLSLSDSDVSLPYIIFSMFDGHAGYQVALSSRLHLHRLILERLQAIPGHMLLNDSEDNFIRGRDLVIGAIEMAYKHMDQLVEHQAQNGGGGCTALTVLFLNGLLYAAGAGDSRTVLVYGNDQRSLTTDHTPDSESNRVRALGSLKGGELLKGYFTPLEFRKRPLERELGSMVLYREPYMTGWTYKVLTHQDLKLPLVSGHGKRSRVMGTIGVTRGFGDHGLKAASTGVNIKPFLSFQPEIQCLRLDDYQLTERDCVIIATDGLWDVVSNKDAGTILRKTLTPDTPSLEYRLTMGAQELVQAARGRLIGRIWRGKPEKAEENEEEYLPMASVDDISVMVVPIYPYLCEHRQWVKSTQQEKTYLLRNGPE; encoded by the exons CGGTGGCGGGTAATGAGCTGGGCTTGCAATACCACAATGATTCCGAAAATGAAATGGCACCCGATTCTATTAATTCTAACGTGGAAATTGAAGCAAAACCGTATAGTAGACCGTGTTTCTTAGGGCTTACAAATGAAGAGACACAG GTTAGTGCCGATCATAGGGTGAGGCCTATAATAGTACCAAGGGACCTGAGTCGTTTACCATGGTGTGCTGGTTATGCTGAATGCATAAATGCTGGAAAAAGTACATGGAATGAGGATCAGGCAGCAGCAACAAGAGGAGATTTATCACTATCCGACAGTGATGTATCACTACCTTATatcatattttcaatgtttgaTGGACATGCTGGATATCAAGTGGCACTCTCCTCTAGATTGCATCTTCATCGACTCATTCTG GAACGACTGCAAGCTATTCCTGGCCATATGCTGCTCAATGACAGCGAAGATAATTTTATAAGGGGAAGAGATCTTGTTATTGGAGCGATTGAAATGGCGTACAAACACATGGATCAATTGGTTGAGCATCAGGCGCAAAACGGTGGTGGTGGATGCACAGCACTTACGGTTTTATTCTTAAATGGCCTCTTGTATGCCGCTGGTGCTGGAGACTCGAG AACTGTGCTCGTTTATGGAAACGATCAGCGTTCATTGACTACTGATCATACACCAGACTCTGAGTCAAATCGGGTCAGGGCATTGGGCTCTCTGAAGGGTGGTGAATTATTGAAGGGATATTTTACACCGTTAGAATTTCGTAAACGTCCATTAGAAAGAGAATTAGGTTCAATGGTACTTTATCGAGAACCCTATATGACCGGTTGGACATATAAAGTATTGACACATCAAGATTTGAAACTACCACTTGTATCCGGTCATGGAAAAAGG agTCGAGTTATGGGAACAATTGGCGTTACAAGAGGATTTGGTGATCATGGATTGAAAGCAGCTAGTACTGGTGTTAACATTAAACCATTTTTATCTTTTCAACCGGAAATACAGTGTCTCAGATTAGATGATTATCaactgacagagagagattGTGTGATAATAGCAACAGATGGATTGTGGGATGTTGTGAGTAATAAGGATGCCGGAACTATACTTAGAAAAACTCTTACACCGGACACGCCCTCACTCGAGTACAG ATTGACGATGGGAGCTCAAGAATTGGTACAGGCAGCTCGAGGTCGCTTGATTGGTCGAATTTGGAGGGGTAAACCGGAAAAAGCTGAGGAAAATGAGGAAGAATATTTACCCATGGCATCGGTAGATGACATAAGTGTTATGGTGGTTCCAATTTATCCGTATTTATGTGAACATAGACAATGGGTAAAAAGTACACAGCAAGAAAAAACTTATTTATTGCGAAACGGGCCTGAGTGA
- the LOC135172717 gene encoding uncharacterized protein LOC135172717, with protein MVNWKFLRDIYFPWLSLICEKIPRELNIFIGGKNDKTWNEKLVSWINEISDDQIDWKFVSLLGLVVIVIGVIMILQWFNRSLPSTPENSIVHDNENGQMQMEYAELISKPLEINRMIEASRVLNFDTENCSQFYIVSVGINETENSSLQINEIFATAYSPDNDKIQCTAEFKSILDEIIDGIESQSKNSQGTMHQLEDSNLESHPRTPGSKIPLLRSRQR; from the exons atggttAATTGGAAATTTCTTCGTGACATATACTTCCCATGGCTCTCTTTGATTTGCGAAAAAATCCCCCGggaactgaatatttttattggtggaaaaaatgataaaacatgGAATGAAAAACTCGTTTCATGGATTAATGAAATAAGCGACGACCAGATTGATTGGAAATTTGTGTCATTGCTCGGTTTGGTCGTAATAGTTAT TGGTGTTATTATGATTCTACAATGGTTCAATCGCTCTTTACCATCAACtccggaaaattcaattgtacATGATAATGAGAACGGTCAAATGCAGATGGAATATGCTGAATTGATTTCTAAACCGCTGGAAATCAATCGAATGATCGAG GCTAGTCGAGTATTGAATTTCGATACGGAAAATTGTAGTCAATTTTACATTGTATCGGTTGGTATCAACGAAACAGAGAATTCATCTCtgcaaataaatgaaatatttgccACCGCTTATAGCCCCGATAACGATAAAATACAGTGCACGGCAGAATTTAAAAGCATTCTAGATGAAATAATCGACGGCATCGAATCGCAGTCGAAAAATTCCCAAGGGACTATGCATCAATTGGAGGATTCGAATTTAGAATCGCATCCACGTACGCCCGGCTCCAAAATACCTCTGCTGAGATCACGACAGCGCTAA